From a region of the Paenibacillus segetis genome:
- a CDS encoding TetR/AcrR family transcriptional regulator translates to MGTKVRNIRMTQTKQSLINAFVNLVNEKDFDKITVADLTKGAQVNRATFYAHFNDKYEMLDYIVDQSASTVIENRTLGVVKFDKESIHALVLAVCDYHQQPNFQCRTSYLSLIPQLKNKMLVELKRYLSKSLDNICTDVEKNFYAPIYANIILEAGYLWAFDKSSLDKETIATKISLLILEDTSREE, encoded by the coding sequence GTGGGGACAAAAGTAAGGAATATACGTATGACCCAAACTAAGCAGTCTTTGATTAATGCTTTTGTTAATCTAGTGAATGAAAAGGATTTTGATAAAATCACAGTTGCTGATTTAACAAAAGGGGCTCAAGTGAATCGTGCTACGTTTTACGCGCACTTTAATGATAAGTACGAAATGTTGGACTATATTGTTGATCAATCTGCTTCGACAGTCATCGAAAACCGCACATTAGGTGTTGTGAAATTCGATAAAGAAAGTATACATGCGCTCGTTCTAGCCGTATGCGACTATCATCAACAACCGAATTTTCAATGTCGTACCAGTTATTTAAGTCTAATCCCGCAATTGAAGAACAAAATGTTAGTTGAGTTAAAAAGATATTTATCGAAAAGTTTAGATAACATATGTACAGACGTAGAGAAGAATTTTTACGCACCGATTTACGCCAACATTATTCTTGAGGCTGGTTATTTATGGGCTTTTGATAAATCATCATTAGACAAAGAGACTATAGCCACGAAAATATCATTATTAATTTTAGAAGATACAAGTAGAGAAGAGTAA
- a CDS encoding GyrI-like domain-containing protein: MANYTLEEKDSFNVLGIGTELKSHYTDFAGINKEKAEFWSAVAQDGTLDTLKDLATNDYIFAVNEAVNGKMMHYAGVMTEESLPEATRIIQFPKGEYIVVKGEAKTADELGNQLAGIAFGQVLPEAKDFAYVGGPNTTVEMGQRDGLVFGEMWIPVVRK; the protein is encoded by the coding sequence ATGGCAAATTATACACTTGAGGAAAAAGACAGCTTTAACGTTTTAGGTATTGGAACTGAACTGAAGAGCCATTATACAGACTTTGCCGGCATCAACAAAGAAAAGGCAGAATTTTGGTCAGCTGTCGCACAAGATGGTACACTTGACACTTTAAAAGACTTAGCCACAAATGATTATATTTTTGCCGTGAACGAAGCGGTGAATGGCAAGATGATGCATTATGCTGGCGTCATGACAGAGGAATCGTTACCAGAAGCAACGAGAATTATTCAATTCCCTAAGGGGGAATACATCGTTGTTAAAGGAGAAGCGAAGACGGCTGATGAGCTCGGTAATCAGCTTGCCGGCATAGCCTTTGGACAAGTCTTACCAGAAGCAAAGGATTTTGCCTATGTTGGTGGGCCAAATACAACCGTTGAGATGGGGCAACGAGATGGGCTAGTATTTGGTGAAATGTGGATACCTGTAGTTAGAAAATAA
- a CDS encoding FadR/GntR family transcriptional regulator, with product MFNKESFQPVQTTKLVDDVVNQIQQKISTGIILPGDKLPPEPELMQLFNVGRSTIREAIRVLVHAGLVEKKQGFGTYLKSNPIIQEPLTHRLHRAELIEVFEARKMIELEISRLAALRHDDTDLTNMRQHLDTRKMALEQNDRELYAKSDIEFHMAIAIASKNAVIIDLYRTFSHALSDAMSKLNHNYSSHDPQSYSHEQVYESIKNGDSDQAVKWTLDILNGTLSEL from the coding sequence ATGTTTAACAAAGAATCATTTCAACCCGTTCAAACGACTAAGTTAGTTGACGATGTTGTAAATCAAATACAACAAAAAATTTCAACAGGAATCATCTTACCAGGAGACAAATTGCCACCGGAACCAGAATTAATGCAATTATTCAATGTAGGTCGATCAACTATACGAGAAGCAATTCGTGTGTTGGTTCATGCTGGACTAGTGGAGAAGAAGCAGGGTTTTGGCACTTATTTAAAATCCAACCCTATTATTCAAGAACCACTTACCCATCGTTTACATCGTGCGGAACTAATTGAGGTCTTTGAAGCTCGAAAAATGATTGAATTAGAAATCTCGCGATTGGCAGCTCTACGGCATGACGACACAGATTTAACTAACATGAGACAACATTTGGATACAAGAAAGATGGCACTAGAGCAGAATGATCGTGAACTGTATGCCAAGTCGGATATAGAATTTCACATGGCGATAGCAATTGCAAGTAAAAATGCTGTGATTATTGACCTATATAGGACATTTTCTCATGCATTATCAGATGCGATGAGTAAATTAAACCATAATTACAGTTCCCATGATCCACAATCCTATTCCCATGAACAAGTATATGAATCTATTAAAAATGGTGATTCAGATCAAGCGGTAAAATGGACTCTGGATATTTTGAATGGAACACTCTCTGAGTTATAA
- a CDS encoding YitT family protein, producing the protein MNHTRQQKSNKMRIISKVFLIIIGALIAAYGLEAVLIPNSVSDGGVTGLSIVGSKLFGIPLGLLIAVINIPFIWLGYKQIGKSFAVYSVIGIASLAIGTSVMHHVPTIIQGDTLLVTVVGGIIIGFGMGLALRNGGAIDGIDMLAVLLSRKLPFGTSDLILFLNMFVFIVVSTVFGLQGAILSALAYFIASKVIHIVEEGLSGSKTFKIITNQPEIMVETIRDRLGRGATYTDAYGGYSNEHFKEITCVINRLEESKIKEIIHEIDPNAFVVVYDVAEVKGGNFRKHNIH; encoded by the coding sequence ATGAATCACACGAGACAACAAAAATCAAATAAGATGAGGATAATCTCAAAAGTATTTTTGATTATTATTGGCGCACTTATAGCTGCTTATGGTCTAGAAGCAGTATTAATACCTAACAGCGTCTCAGACGGTGGTGTGACAGGCCTAAGTATCGTAGGCTCAAAACTGTTTGGAATACCGTTAGGGCTACTAATTGCCGTAATAAACATCCCTTTTATTTGGTTAGGATATAAGCAAATTGGTAAAAGCTTTGCTGTGTATTCAGTTATCGGAATAGCCTCACTTGCCATTGGCACTAGTGTTATGCACCATGTACCAACGATTATTCAAGGTGATACATTGTTAGTTACCGTTGTTGGTGGGATTATCATCGGTTTTGGTATGGGGTTAGCATTGCGTAATGGTGGAGCAATAGATGGGATCGATATGTTAGCTGTACTACTTTCACGTAAATTACCTTTTGGGACGAGTGATCTAATCTTATTCCTAAACATGTTTGTCTTTATTGTTGTTTCAACAGTATTTGGTCTACAGGGGGCTATTCTATCAGCACTCGCTTATTTTATTGCCTCTAAAGTAATTCATATTGTTGAAGAAGGTTTGAGCGGATCTAAAACCTTTAAAATCATCACGAATCAACCGGAAATCATGGTAGAAACCATTCGTGACCGATTAGGTCGTGGGGCAACCTATACAGATGCTTACGGCGGCTACTCAAATGAACATTTCAAAGAAATCACTTGCGTAATAAACCGTCTTGAAGAAAGCAAAATAAAAGAAATAATTCATGAAATTGACCCTAATGCCTTTGTTGTAGTATATGATGTAGCAGAAGTTAAAGGTGGTAATTTCAGAAAGCATAATATTCACTAA
- a CDS encoding SDR family NAD(P)-dependent oxidoreductase, with amino-acid sequence MKTMLVTGGTDGIGKGIATHFLKKGDRVIVIGSSTIKGELFLNEARQLGAEERAVFMQANLSLVKENKRIIEEVKNRFSCLDRVVFCATNHKTRTEYSETEEGFEFNFGLAYLSRFVLSYGLTEILEKADYPVILNVCAPGMNGTVNLHDIQNKSNYKGANVKYHGSRLNDLLGVGFAHNNVVGKIKYILFNPWAVQTSGTFEAIENPLMKNIMKLIYKTIGKPVEEAIVPIIELLENPPISSLSAYKQRKEVSLAMTTFDKDNAQKLYNKTVQLLK; translated from the coding sequence ATGAAAACAATGCTTGTAACAGGTGGAACAGATGGAATCGGAAAAGGGATCGCTACTCACTTTTTAAAAAAAGGCGACCGTGTAATCGTTATCGGTAGTTCAACTATTAAAGGAGAACTTTTCTTAAATGAGGCTAGACAGTTAGGAGCAGAGGAACGAGCTGTTTTTATGCAAGCGAATCTTAGTCTAGTTAAAGAAAACAAGCGCATTATAGAAGAAGTGAAAAATCGGTTCTCTTGTTTAGATAGGGTTGTTTTTTGTGCAACCAATCACAAGACTAGAACAGAATATTCGGAAACTGAAGAAGGATTTGAATTTAATTTTGGGTTAGCTTATTTGAGCAGATTTGTACTTAGTTATGGCTTAACAGAGATTTTGGAGAAGGCTGACTATCCTGTTATTCTTAATGTTTGTGCACCTGGAATGAATGGAACGGTTAACTTACATGATATCCAGAACAAAAGTAACTACAAGGGTGCAAATGTAAAGTATCATGGAAGCCGATTAAACGATCTGCTAGGTGTTGGCTTTGCGCACAATAATGTTGTTGGAAAAATTAAATATATTCTCTTCAACCCTTGGGCTGTCCAAACCTCTGGAACCTTTGAAGCAATTGAAAATCCTTTGATGAAGAACATCATGAAGTTGATTTATAAAACAATAGGTAAACCTGTAGAAGAAGCAATTGTACCGATTATTGAGTTGTTGGAGAATCCACCTATCTCCTCTCTATCTGCTTACAAACAGAGAAAAGAAGTTAGTCTAGCAATGACAACTTTTGATAAAGATAATGCTCAAAAGCTTTATAACAAAACAGTTCAACTATTGAAATGA
- a CDS encoding helix-turn-helix transcriptional regulator produces MKKVERINIIMRYINNRAHFTITEIMQEFNISRSTAIRDIREIEAMGMPLVAEVGRDGGYFVMNNSVLPTVRFTDNEIKALFIAFMATRNQQLPYLKSRQSLAEKLLGLISENQQDDLVLLNQILLFEGTNPNNPDLLDLSDLPHPMLEKLIQILLLDSYLLVTIQEEKVIKSYPIFLLHLYREKSVWLIEGFDLNEEKRRIFTVDDLTDVEPYPTKKRVSKKKILEQISKQEEVINLVLELGPKAIAQYKKYHPINVSISYTNPYQTTAILKTFINVNHSEELTEKTNWLLFLGADIKFREVPEEVVEGLQGRLSLFCP; encoded by the coding sequence ATGAAAAAAGTTGAACGGATAAATATCATTATGCGGTATATCAACAACCGTGCCCACTTTACAATTACTGAAATCATGCAAGAATTTAATATCTCTCGTTCGACAGCTATTAGAGATATCAGAGAAATTGAAGCCATGGGGATGCCGCTTGTCGCTGAAGTTGGGAGGGATGGGGGTTATTTTGTCATGAACAACTCTGTCCTGCCCACTGTTCGCTTTACTGATAATGAGATTAAGGCTCTGTTTATTGCCTTTATGGCCACCAGAAATCAACAACTTCCTTATCTAAAGAGCCGTCAGTCTTTAGCTGAAAAATTACTAGGTCTCATTTCAGAGAACCAGCAAGATGACCTTGTTCTTTTGAATCAAATATTGCTTTTTGAAGGGACCAACCCGAATAATCCCGATCTGTTGGACCTGTCAGACCTCCCCCATCCTATGTTAGAAAAACTCATCCAAATTCTTCTGTTGGATAGCTATTTATTGGTTACCATCCAAGAAGAAAAAGTAATAAAGTCTTATCCTATTTTTCTCCTACACCTTTATCGCGAAAAAAGCGTTTGGCTAATCGAAGGCTTTGATTTAAATGAAGAAAAGAGACGGATTTTTACGGTCGATGATCTCACCGATGTCGAACCATACCCTACGAAAAAAAGAGTAAGCAAGAAAAAGATTTTAGAACAAATAAGTAAGCAGGAAGAAGTAATCAACCTTGTCCTTGAACTTGGCCCAAAGGCGATTGCCCAGTACAAAAAATACCATCCAATCAATGTTTCGATTTCCTATACGAATCCTTACCAAACCACAGCAATTCTAAAGACATTTATCAATGTTAATCATTCAGAAGAATTAACCGAAAAAACGAATTGGCTACTTTTCTTAGGTGCGGATATCAAGTTCAGAGAAGTGCCAGAAGAAGTTGTAGAAGGTTTACAAGGAAGATTATCCTTATTCTGCCCATAA
- a CDS encoding ABC transporter ATP-binding protein — protein MIISLKNVSWRRDTTMILRDMNWEVKQGQHWCIVGLNGSGKTTMLNVVNGYIWPTTGQVEVLDHRFGDVDLRELRKRIGWVSTSLQQKLYGHQTALTIVLSGKFATIGLYDKTNEEDLKQAEELMDFLGCSALVTRTYDTLSQGQRQKVLIARALMANPDLLILDEPCTGLDIFAREQLLQMIEKITKQPGGPTLLYVTHHIEEITPCFTHTLLVKNGEIFKADETANCLQSDVLSDFFDTSVEVQEHHNRKWLILAGDN, from the coding sequence ATGATTATATCACTCAAAAATGTATCATGGCGTCGCGATACGACGATGATCTTGCGCGATATGAATTGGGAAGTGAAACAAGGGCAACATTGGTGCATCGTCGGTCTGAACGGATCAGGCAAGACGACGATGCTGAACGTCGTGAACGGCTATATCTGGCCGACGACGGGGCAGGTTGAAGTGCTGGACCATCGCTTCGGCGACGTGGATCTGCGGGAGTTACGCAAACGAATCGGTTGGGTCAGCACCTCCTTACAACAGAAGCTATACGGCCATCAGACTGCACTGACCATCGTCCTCAGCGGCAAATTCGCGACCATCGGTCTGTATGACAAGACGAATGAAGAGGATCTGAAGCAAGCCGAGGAATTGATGGATTTTCTAGGCTGCTCTGCCTTGGTAACTCGTACATACGATACCTTGTCGCAAGGACAACGTCAGAAAGTCCTCATTGCACGAGCACTAATGGCCAATCCGGATCTATTAATCCTTGATGAGCCATGTACGGGACTTGATATTTTCGCCCGCGAACAGCTGCTGCAGATGATTGAGAAGATTACGAAGCAGCCCGGCGGGCCAACCTTACTATATGTGACGCATCATATCGAAGAGATAACGCCATGCTTCACGCATACACTGTTGGTGAAGAATGGTGAAATCTTCAAAGCGGATGAAACGGCGAACTGCTTGCAGTCGGATGTGTTGAGTGATTTCTTCGATACTTCTGTTGAAGTACAGGAACATCATAACCGCAAGTGGCTTATACTTGCCGGCGATAACTAG
- a CDS encoding cysteine hydrolase — protein MIYRCPICGNWRKDRTIIDEWSTVIAPPAPELAAICIDPCTSAFLILDMENSICNNYRCIASISKINELLAKAREHGMLVVYSLTHTGNVADIALQLRPSQHDFVVKSNVDKFYRTDLENILHEHCIKTVIITGYAANGAVLHTSTSAAFRGFDVVIPVDGMSASNPYAEQYTAWHMLNSPGTRNRATLTKKDWITFC, from the coding sequence ATGATCTATCGTTGCCCCATATGTGGGAATTGGCGCAAAGATCGTACAATCATTGACGAATGGAGTACCGTCATCGCCCCACCTGCGCCCGAGTTAGCAGCAATCTGTATTGACCCATGTACTAGCGCGTTTCTAATCTTAGATATGGAGAATTCTATATGCAATAATTATCGTTGTATAGCTTCTATCTCTAAGATTAATGAACTATTGGCGAAAGCGCGTGAACATGGAATGTTAGTTGTCTATAGTCTTACACATACAGGAAATGTTGCTGATATTGCCCTTCAGCTAAGACCTTCTCAACATGACTTTGTTGTAAAATCTAATGTTGATAAATTCTACAGGACGGATTTAGAAAATATTTTACACGAACATTGTATAAAAACTGTTATCATTACTGGTTATGCTGCAAATGGTGCCGTCCTTCACACTTCCACCAGCGCTGCATTCCGCGGATTTGATGTTGTGATTCCTGTTGACGGTATGTCGGCTAGTAATCCATATGCGGAACAGTATACAGCTTGGCATATGCTAAATAGTCCTGGGACCCGAAACCGCGCAACCTTAACGAAGAAGGATTGGATTACTTTTTGCTAG
- a CDS encoding alpha/beta fold hydrolase, protein MLLREDVWYMYPYQQDIHHFPYPAYSCMPRSYYESPYYEGGWFWNNGTLKSDESYRLPTEQQLTFVLVHGSWADAHFWDGVAEVLRSQGHIVYTPEYAGHGNDPNKNVTHAMITKSVVDFITRHNLHNIVLVGHSFGGSVIQKVAEQIPDRIKRLVFWDAFVLKDGESVADELPPQTRQGFEQLRASSKDDTIMLPFTLFRDLFVNTATLEEARWMYTSVTPEPAGPLFEKLDLKVFYELPIPKGYVYFYQDGVLPQGEGFGWNPHMSTRLGQFRLIVGDGDHFTDTRTRPGMVAQKIYEAGRD, encoded by the coding sequence ATGTTACTTCGAGAGGATGTCTGGTATATGTATCCTTATCAGCAAGATATTCATCATTTCCCTTATCCAGCTTATAGTTGTATGCCCCGCAGTTATTATGAGTCTCCTTATTATGAAGGAGGGTGGTTCTGGAACAACGGTACTCTCAAATCGGATGAAAGCTACCGTTTACCCACAGAGCAACAGCTTACCTTCGTGCTTGTGCATGGTTCATGGGCTGATGCCCATTTCTGGGACGGCGTAGCGGAGGTGCTACGTAGTCAAGGGCATATCGTCTATACGCCGGAGTACGCAGGTCACGGTAATGATCCGAACAAAAATGTCACGCATGCGATGATCACAAAGTCCGTCGTTGATTTTATAACGAGACACAATCTACACAACATTGTTCTCGTCGGGCACAGCTTCGGTGGGAGTGTAATCCAAAAGGTTGCAGAACAGATACCGGATCGCATCAAGCGACTCGTCTTCTGGGACGCTTTCGTACTGAAAGATGGGGAATCTGTTGCCGACGAGTTACCGCCTCAAACGAGACAAGGATTCGAGCAACTTAGGGCCAGCTCGAAGGATGATACGATCATGCTTCCGTTTACATTGTTTCGGGATTTGTTCGTCAATACGGCCACATTGGAGGAAGCCCGATGGATGTATACAAGCGTTACTCCGGAACCTGCTGGACCGCTTTTCGAGAAGCTGGATCTCAAAGTCTTCTATGAGTTGCCTATACCGAAAGGTTATGTATACTTCTACCAAGATGGCGTATTGCCACAAGGGGAGGGATTCGGCTGGAATCCACATATGTCCACACGACTCGGTCAGTTCCGCCTTATCGTCGGCGATGGGGACCACTTTACGGATACTCGCACAAGGCCGGGCATGGTGGCGCAGAAGATTTACGAAGCTGGCCGGGATTGA
- the ppsA gene encoding phosphoenolpyruvate synthase: protein MSSLVLDFQEMDKTKLLLVGGKGLNLGEISKIEGIQVPEGFCVTTVGYQKAIVQNETYHTLLDQLNMLTVEDRDQIGEISGKIRHIIMEVEIPSDVVTAVTHYLSQFGDEHAYAVRSSATAEDLPHASFAGQQDTYLNIIGVDAILEHISKCWASLFTDRAVIYRMQNGFDHSQVYLSVIVQRMIFPQASGILFTADPITSSRKLLSIDASFGLGEALVSGLVSADCYKVQDEEIVDKMIATKQLAIYGRKEGGTEAHQIDPDQQKIPTLTEQQIFQLARIGRQIEAHFGQPQDIEWCLAHDTFYIVQSRPITTLYPIPEANDQDNHVYVSVGHQQMMTDPMKPLGLSFYLLTTPAPMRKAGGRLFVDIAPRLATPVGRETLLNTLGSDPLIKGALMTIIERDFIKLIPNDQTAPIPGRSNTDMLEQFENDPSLVTDLMKRSRTSIEELKQNIQTKSGADLFDFILEDLQELKKILFDPQSTKVFMSAMNASAWINEKMYEWLGEKNAADTLTQSVANNITSEMGLALLDVADVIRPYPEVIDYLQHVKDEHFWDDLVKLDGGQETQDAIYAYLDKFGMRCAGEIDISRTRWSEKPITLVPLILGNIKNFEPNAGNRKFEQGLREALEKQQELLDRLKQLEDGEQKAEETKRVISLIRNFIGYREYPKYGMINRYFVYKQALMKEAEQLVQACVIHDKEDIYYLTFEELHEVVRTNKLDYQIISKRKNEYKYYEKLTPPRVITSDGEIITGKYQRDNLPTEAIIGLPVSSGVIEGRARIILKMEDADLEDGDILVTVFTDPSWTPLFVSIKGLVTEVGGLMTHGAVIAREYGIPTVVGVENATTLIQDGQRIRVNGTEGYIEIL, encoded by the coding sequence ATGAGTTCTTTGGTTCTCGATTTTCAGGAAATGGATAAAACGAAGCTTTTGCTTGTTGGCGGGAAAGGGTTAAATTTAGGAGAAATATCAAAAATTGAAGGAATACAAGTGCCCGAAGGATTTTGTGTTACAACCGTGGGATATCAAAAAGCGATCGTACAAAACGAGACGTATCATACTTTATTGGATCAACTAAACATGCTAACAGTAGAAGATCGAGATCAAATTGGTGAAATCAGCGGGAAGATCAGGCATATCATAATGGAAGTTGAAATTCCTTCCGATGTTGTAACTGCAGTTACTCATTACCTCTCCCAGTTTGGTGATGAACATGCTTATGCTGTGCGTTCTAGTGCGACAGCTGAAGATTTACCACATGCCTCTTTTGCTGGTCAACAAGACACCTATTTAAATATCATCGGTGTCGATGCAATCTTGGAGCATATCAGCAAATGTTGGGCTTCCCTATTTACGGATCGTGCGGTAATCTACCGTATGCAAAATGGATTTGACCACAGTCAAGTTTATTTATCCGTTATCGTTCAAAGAATGATCTTCCCGCAGGCATCAGGAATTTTATTTACTGCTGATCCAATTACCTCCAGCCGAAAGTTACTATCTATCGATGCCAGCTTTGGACTTGGAGAAGCGTTGGTCTCAGGCTTGGTATCTGCAGATTGTTATAAAGTACAGGACGAGGAAATCGTCGATAAGATGATAGCAACCAAACAATTGGCGATCTATGGACGGAAAGAGGGCGGAACAGAGGCCCATCAGATCGATCCTGATCAGCAAAAGATTCCAACACTAACGGAACAACAAATTTTCCAACTGGCACGCATCGGAAGACAGATTGAAGCCCATTTCGGCCAGCCACAAGATATCGAATGGTGTTTGGCCCATGATACCTTTTATATTGTCCAGAGTCGGCCAATCACGACTTTATACCCGATCCCTGAAGCGAATGATCAGGACAATCACGTTTATGTATCTGTCGGTCATCAACAAATGATGACGGATCCTATGAAACCATTAGGACTGTCTTTTTACCTGCTAACGACTCCAGCACCTATGCGTAAAGCTGGTGGAAGGTTGTTTGTTGATATTGCACCTAGGCTGGCCACACCAGTCGGCAGGGAAACTTTATTAAATACTCTGGGATCCGATCCGCTCATAAAAGGCGCACTCATGACCATCATAGAGCGAGATTTTATAAAATTGATACCAAATGATCAAACAGCACCGATTCCGGGCAGAAGTAATACAGATATGCTGGAACAATTCGAGAACGATCCGTCCCTCGTTACGGATTTAATGAAGCGTAGTCGAACATCGATAGAAGAATTAAAACAAAACATCCAAACGAAATCAGGAGCAGATTTATTTGATTTTATTCTGGAAGATCTCCAAGAATTAAAGAAGATCTTATTTGACCCACAAAGTACAAAGGTTTTTATGTCCGCTATGAATGCCTCTGCATGGATCAATGAAAAAATGTACGAGTGGTTAGGTGAAAAAAACGCAGCAGATACGCTTACTCAATCAGTAGCAAACAACATTACTTCGGAAATGGGTCTGGCGCTACTCGATGTCGCAGATGTGATTCGTCCTTATCCGGAAGTAATTGATTATTTACAACATGTTAAAGATGAACATTTTTGGGATGACCTGGTGAAGTTGGATGGTGGACAGGAAACTCAGGACGCTATCTATGCTTATCTGGATAAATTCGGTATGCGATGTGCCGGTGAAATCGATATTTCGAGAACTCGTTGGAGTGAAAAACCAATTACACTTGTCCCGTTAATTCTGGGTAACATCAAAAACTTTGAGCCGAATGCTGGCAATCGGAAATTTGAGCAAGGGCTACGGGAAGCTTTAGAAAAACAACAAGAGTTATTAGATCGATTGAAGCAATTAGAGGATGGTGAACAAAAAGCTGAAGAGACAAAACGAGTGATCAGTTTAATCCGGAATTTCATCGGTTATCGTGAATATCCAAAATACGGCATGATTAATCGCTATTTCGTATATAAGCAGGCTTTAATGAAAGAAGCCGAACAACTAGTACAAGCGTGCGTTATACATGACAAAGAAGATATATACTATCTCACTTTTGAAGAACTTCACGAAGTCGTGCGTACTAATAAACTAGATTACCAGATTATCAGCAAACGAAAAAACGAGTACAAATATTATGAAAAACTAACTCCACCACGTGTTATCACTTCTGATGGTGAGATCATTACAGGGAAGTATCAACGAGACAATCTCCCAACCGAAGCAATTATAGGCCTACCTGTTTCTTCCGGAGTGATAGAGGGTAGAGCACGCATTATCTTAAAGATGGAAGATGCTGATCTGGAAGATGGAGATATATTAGTCACCGTCTTTACTGACCCTAGCTGGACACCATTGTTTGTATCCATAAAAGGCCTAGTTACCGAAGTTGGTGGACTAATGACCCATGGCGCAGTTATCGCACGTGAATATGGCATACCTACAGTTGTCGGTGTGGAAAATGCTACTACACTGATACAAGATGGGCAACGAATTCGCGTGAATGGAACAGAAGGGTATATTGAAATATTGTAA
- a CDS encoding MFS transporter, producing MEKRSGKFNKVYAMQLATVFLGFVIFGLSENIKGPAIPRIQFEFMINESQLGTLLSLNALGYLIACSFTAYLTKIWGIKSVTIIAFASMALSGVFIFFSQYYAMFSASYFLMYIGNGMLEIGLAILGARIFVKNTGTMMNLSHGFYGLSSTAAPLIATGLMKMTINGYTLDWRGMYLIVLLLSLIPIILVLFSTFPGDDITHEDRLPITTLLRDPVLWLMVLVLSFGVVSELAVGGWLVNFLEKAYGWDTVSASGMLSAFFLCFALARILLGPLTDKFGFTLSLVVFSGISAVCTFAAILGGEDLAFLFAAAGVGIAMIYPTVMAFIARRYPKGSDTAITITVTLMGIGSVIGNYLIGGVIEFTKGIFGDNSQLGLLRGLQVGYGVIGLCAALSSITGIILFFHLFRRKEVI from the coding sequence GTGGAGAAACGTTCAGGGAAATTCAATAAAGTATATGCCATGCAACTGGCTACCGTATTTCTTGGTTTTGTCATATTCGGTTTATCAGAAAATATAAAAGGACCAGCAATTCCACGTATTCAGTTTGAGTTTATGATCAATGAATCACAATTAGGTACTTTATTGTCCTTAAATGCGCTAGGATATCTAATTGCTTGTTCTTTTACGGCATACTTAACAAAAATATGGGGGATTAAGAGTGTAACCATTATAGCTTTTGCATCGATGGCGCTTTCGGGAGTATTCATTTTCTTCTCCCAATATTATGCCATGTTTTCCGCATCTTATTTCTTAATGTATATTGGAAACGGAATGCTGGAAATTGGGTTAGCAATCTTAGGTGCCCGTATCTTCGTGAAGAACACAGGGACAATGATGAACCTATCTCATGGATTTTATGGCCTCAGTTCGACGGCAGCACCACTTATTGCAACAGGTTTGATGAAGATGACGATCAATGGATATACCCTGGATTGGCGAGGGATGTATCTCATCGTGCTTCTATTATCATTAATACCCATTATATTAGTCCTGTTCAGTACTTTTCCAGGGGATGACATTACACACGAAGATCGCTTGCCTATTACAACATTGCTTCGAGATCCCGTTTTGTGGCTCATGGTCTTAGTTCTATCATTTGGTGTTGTATCGGAGTTAGCTGTAGGTGGTTGGCTTGTTAATTTTTTAGAAAAAGCATATGGATGGGATACAGTTTCTGCTTCAGGTATGTTATCTGCTTTTTTCTTATGCTTTGCGCTTGCACGGATATTACTTGGACCATTAACAGACAAATTTGGTTTTACTTTATCATTGGTTGTATTCTCAGGGATCTCAGCGGTATGTACTTTTGCAGCGATTCTAGGGGGAGAAGATCTAGCCTTCTTATTCGCTGCAGCCGGTGTAGGAATAGCTATGATTTATCCAACCGTCATGGCTTTTATTGCTAGAAGATACCCAAAAGGGAGTGATACTGCAATAACTATTACAGTAACTCTCATGGGAATTGGTAGTGTAATTGGTAACTATCTGATCGGGGGAGTTATCGAATTCACTAAGGGCATATTCGGAGATAACTCTCAGCTAGGCCTACTTCGTGGACTACAAGTTGGGTATGGAGTTATAGGTTTATGCGCAGCTTTGAGTTCAATTACGGGAATTATACTGTTTTTTCATCTATTTAGACGTAAAGAAGTTATATAA